The following DNA comes from bacterium.
GAAGGGGTGGACAGGGAGCAAAGACAGCAGCACTTCTTTTTGGTGATGCAGCATTATCTACAGGTAAATATATCCAGGCATTTCCGGAATATGGTCCTGAAAGGATGGGAGCACCTGTACAGTCGTTCAACAGGATAAGC
Coding sequences within:
- a CDS encoding 2-oxoacid:acceptor oxidoreductase family protein, whose protein sequence is MEEKVFEIRWHGRGGQGAKTAALLFGDAALSTGKYIQAFPEYGPERMGAPVQSFNRIS